A single Xiphias gladius isolate SHS-SW01 ecotype Sanya breed wild chromosome 18, ASM1685928v1, whole genome shotgun sequence DNA region contains:
- the opn7d gene encoding opsin 7, group member d, translated as MGNASDTSAVFASTISKEHDILMGSLYSVFCILSLVGNCILLLVAYHKRSTLKPAEFFIINLSVSDLGMTLSLFPLAIPSAFSHRWLFGEITCQLYAMCGVLFGLCSLTNLTTLSLVCCLKVCFPNHGNKFSSSHARLLVVGVWCYASVFAVGPLAQWGHYSAEPYGTACCIDWHAPNHELSALSYIVCLFVFCYALPCTVIFLSYTFILLTVRGSRQAVQQHVSSQTKTTNAHSLIVKLSVAVCIGFLGAWTPYAAVAMWAAFGDATQVPSTAFALAAVCAKSSTIYNPMVYLLCKPNFRECLYRDTSILRQRIYKGSPQSDPKERCGSNSQRNKDMSISTRFSNGQQESYGACLHCTDNAELFHVTPSQRTACILTGSTYREVAVGQLSAAPQADFL; from the exons ATGGGAAATGCTTCAGACACGTCTGCTGTGTTTGCCTCCACCATCTCCAAGGAGCATGACATCCTCATGGGTTCACTCTACAGTGTATTTT gtaTACTGTCCCTCGTGGGCAACTGCATTCTGCTACTTGTTGCATATCACAAGCGGTCGACCTTGAAGCCAGCAGAGTTCTTCATCATCAATCTCTCTGTCAGTGACCTTGGGATGACGCTCTCTTTATTCCCATTGGCAATACCATCAGCTTTCTCACACAG GTGGCTGTTTGGAGAAATCACCTGTCAGCTCTATGCTATGTGTGGAGTACTGTTTGGCCTGTGCAGCTTGACCAACCTCACAACCCTCTCCTTAGTCTGCTGCCTTAAAGTCTGCTTCCCTAACCATG GTAACAAGTTCTCCTCGTCACATGCCCGCCTCCTGGTGGTTGGAGTGTGGTGTTACGCATCCGTGTTTGCCGTAGGGCCCCTGGCACAGTGGGGGCATTACAGTGCTGAACCTTACGGCACAGCCTGCTGCATTGACTGGCATGCACCCAACCACGAGCTTTCAGCTTTGTCTTACATTGTCTGCCTTTTCGTCTTTTGCTATGCACTGCCCTGCACCGTCATCTTCCTCTCCTACACTTTCATTCTGCTGACGGTGCGGGGGTCACGTCAGGCCGTCCAGCAGCATGTGTCATCCCAGACCAAGACCACCAATGCACACTCTCTCATCGTCAAG CTGTCAGTAGCAGTATGTATAGGCTTCCTGGGTGCCTGGACCCCATATGCTGCTGTGGCCATGTGGGCTGCTTTCGGAGACGCCACACAAGTTCCCTCTACTGCCTTCGCCCTGGCCGCCGTGTGTGCCAAGTCTTCCACCATCTACAACCCTATGGTCTACCTGCTGTGTAAGCCCAACTTTCGCGAGTGTCTCTACAGAGACACGTCTATATTACGACAGAGGATCTACAAGGGAAGTCCGCAGTCAGATCCGAAAGAACGTTGCGGATCCAACTCACAGCGCAATAAGGACATGAGCATCTCCACGCGCTTCTCAAATGGACAGCAGGAGAGCTACGGGGCGTGTCTGCACTGCACTGACAATGCAGAGCTGTTTCATGTGACACCATCCCAAAGGACTGCCTGCATCCTGACTGGATCCACCTACAGAGAGGTGGCGGTTGGCCAGCTCTCAGCCGCGCCACAGGCCGATTTCCTGTAG